In Oscillatoria sp. FACHB-1406, the DNA window GTCATTTCCACCGACAAGCGGACGTTAGCAGTGCCGCTTTTGCCCTCGCCTAAGAGGTTGCCTCGGCTATCTTCCAGCCGTACTAAGGTTTTGGTTCCGCCGCCATCTACGCCGATAAAGAGGTTGGGTTTTTCCGTCACGGTTGCTCTAAAATTTGCTGTCGGATGAAATGTTGCGATCGCGCCGTTGCCGTTTTCGCCAGCGCGAGTGGTTGCAGGGTAAAGCCGTGCGTCAGTTCTGGGTACAGCGCGACTTCTGCCGAACTTCCCGCCGCCGCCCAGCGCGATGCCATAAACAGCGTATCATCCAAAAGAATATCGCTGCGGCTGGCCGTCAAAAATGCGGGCGGCATTCCCCGTAAATCGGCATAAAGCGGCGAATATTGCGGTTCTCGCCGCGATGCGATCGCAACTTCGGGTAAAAAGCAGTTGATGTACCATTGCATCGCTTCGGGCGTAAGATCGAACTCTCGCGCCGGATTGCCCCGCCGACAGCTTGGCGTTCCTCCGAGGTCGTAAATGCCGTAAATTAAGTTAGCAGCCTTAAAAGGGAGCAGATTGTAGCGATCGCGCAGTTGCAATAGCGTCATTACTGCTAAATAAGCACCAGCAGATTCACCGCCAATTGTCAAGCAATTCGTCCCAAATTCCGCGATCGCATTATCCGCCAGCCACAACGCCGCATTAACGCAATCTTCCACCGCCGCCGGATAAGGATATTCCGGCGCGAGGCGATAATCGACGCTTACTGTAGCCACCTTCGCCGCTTGTGCCATCTCCCAATTCAAACGCTCTCCGAGGGTGGCATCGCCCAGAACCCAACCGCCGCCGTGAATATCGAGATACACTCCTCGCACTTCCGACGGTATTAAAACGCGCAAATTGAGCTCGCCGTCGGGAGTCGAAATTCGCCGCGTTTCGCCGACTGGGAGCGGTTTGGAAACAACTGGTGCTTTCCGCAACGCTTCTCGCATCGCGCCAGCACGCTCTTGGCGATCGGTGGGTAAAGCAGGGATTTTTTGTGCCGCTCGTTCTAACAACTGATTGTAAGTGCGGACTTCCTGAATTTCGACCGCCGTCGGTTGTACGACAGAGATTTGTAAAGGAAAACAAGAAGTCATCTCAAATGCTCCTCTCTGCTTTACAATCAACGGCAGGCGGGCAGCGAAATTGAAAATTTTTGCACGACTGCAATTTTTCTTTCTCCAAAAGTTTATGATGGGCGCAAGCCTAGCATACGCTAGAATGAAGGGGAAATTAGCCCCGTGCGGACTGTTCGGTTTAAGGCTTAAAGCAAGCGCGATCGCGGTGTCTTCTCGTTAAATCTTGGAGGATTGGCAATGCAGAAAACCTTATATATTCCATTGCTGGCAATGTTAACTTTTACATTGTCCGGTTGCGAGAATTTGCCATTTTTTGGCGGTGGAGAGGATGAAACCGCCAGCGAACCAGCCGCAGTCCAATCCGTTCCCGTCAAGCCGAAAGCTCAGACCGCTACCCAGAAAGCCGCAGCCCAAGCACCGCAAAAGACCGTCGTTGTCTCCCAGCCGAACGTTGCTGCCGGTTTGATTGCTTCGACCGATCCCAACAAGCGCGAAGACGATATTAAACCCCGCAATTCAGACCCTTTTTCCGCTTTTCCGGCGCGCGCGACCATCAAACAGGCTCCAGGCGGCGTAGAAGCTAAAAAAGCTAAGCCAACGCCCAAACGATCCGTTCCTTCCCTCCCGCCCCTCCCGCCCATCGAAAGACCCGCTCGTTTTCCGGGACTGCCGCGCTTCCTGCGCCCGCCCGTTCCCGTCCCCGCTCCTGGAGGAGGAGGTTCGCAACAGGCAAAAGCAACCGAACAGAAGGTTCAAGGGCGCTCGGTTCCAGAACTGCCTAACTTACCGCCGATTGAGAAACCGCCTTCTGCCGGTTCGAGTGGAAGAGCGGGCGGTTCGAGCGGCGCTCCCGGTTCGCCCAACTTTAACCCTCCTCAACTGCCTAAAGCGCCCGACCCGACGAATGCTAAAGCCGTGAAGGTAACGGGAGTCATTGAAATTCGCGGCGTTCCCCACGCGATCGTTCAAGCTGCCGGACAAGAATCGCGCTACGTTAAAGCCGGGGATTATTTGGCGAACGGACAGGTTTTAGTGAAGCGGATTATTACCAACAAAGGCGGCAGTCCGGTTGTCATTTTAGAAGAAAAAGGCGTTGAAGTCGCTCGGCGCGTTGGCGAAGGTGGCGAGACAGCCGCAGCCCCCACTTCTTCCTCTGGCGGTTCGCCGGAAGCGGCCCCGCAAT includes these proteins:
- a CDS encoding alpha/beta hydrolase produces the protein MTSCFPLQISVVQPTAVEIQEVRTYNQLLERAAQKIPALPTDRQERAGAMREALRKAPVVSKPLPVGETRRISTPDGELNLRVLIPSEVRGVYLDIHGGGWVLGDATLGERLNWEMAQAAKVATVSVDYRLAPEYPYPAAVEDCVNAALWLADNAIAEFGTNCLTIGGESAGAYLAVMTLLQLRDRYNLLPFKAANLIYGIYDLGGTPSCRRGNPAREFDLTPEAMQWYINCFLPEVAIASRREPQYSPLYADLRGMPPAFLTASRSDILLDDTLFMASRWAAAGSSAEVALYPELTHGFTLQPLALAKTATARSQHFIRQQILEQP